Proteins co-encoded in one Hyla sarda isolate aHylSar1 chromosome 1 unlocalized genomic scaffold, aHylSar1.hap1 SUPER_1_unloc_3, whole genome shotgun sequence genomic window:
- the LOC130298157 gene encoding zinc finger protein 892-like produces MEEWEYVEGHKDQYKDQVMMEDQQPLTSPVRSSKRTAPERCPRPLLPQDDQGEDLNNINAPETDVSGDKQYKVNFPTEKDLIYINATDIKEEEETNVSGDVQYKEDIPTGEVLIYINAPETNVSRNKQYKENIPTGKDLIYINAKNIKEEEADVSSNKQYKEDIPIGKDLIYDHTADIKEEQETGLNCDEQYKEDIPTGKDLIYINATDIKKKEETDVSGDEQYKEDISTGKDRIYINATDIKKEETDGSGNEQYKKHSPTGKDLIYINATDIKEEEETDVNGDEQYKEDIPTGKHLSSINATDIKEEQETDVSSDEQYKENISIGRDLTYATDIKKEEETDVSSEDQYKEDISAGNCPDSCSRRSEENLISSDYKADDDITQDTYEEHSIIPDTPSALHSQDLSSHPYIQVLSSQSSQKGHRRGVGHQRAHTGKNPYSCSECEKCFTSKSDLVVHQRTHTGEKPFSCSHCGKCFTQKSHLVGHERTHTGEKPFSCSECGKYFTSKTWLVQHQRTHTGEKLFSCSECGKCFTSKSRLIEHHRTHTGEKPFPCSECGKCFTKKSNLVEHQTAHTGGKPFSCSECVKCFTSKSRLVRHMKIHKGENPFSCSECGKCFTSKSNIIEHQRTHTGEKPFSCLECGKCFTKKSNLVEHQITHTGEKPFPCSECGKCFTRKAHLVVHLQKCLLYKMQTESK; encoded by the exons atggaggagtgggagtatgtagaaggacacaaggatcagtacaaggatcaggtcatgatggaggatcagcagcccctcacatcaccag tcagatccagtaagagaacagcaccagagaggtgtccccgtcctcttcttccacaggatgatcag ggtgaagatctgaacaatattaatgctccagagacagatgtgagtggtgatAAGCAGTATAAGGTGAACTttcctacagagaaagatctgatctatattaatgctacagacataaaggaagaagaagagacaaatgtgagcggtgatgtacagtataaggaggacattcctacaggggaagttcttatctatattaatgctccagagacaaaTGTGAGCCGTAATAAGCAGTATAAGGaaaacattcctacagggaaagatctgatctatattaatgctaaaaacataaaggaagaagaggcaGATGTGAGCAGTAataagcagtataaggaggacattcctatagggaaagatctgatctatgatCATActgcagacataaaggaagaacaagagacagGTTTAAactgtgatgagcagtataaggaggatattcctacagggaaagatctgatctatattaatgctacagacataaagaaaaaagaagagacagatgtaagcggtgatgaacagtataaagaggacatttctacagggaaagatcggatctatattaatgctacagacataaagaaagaagagacagatgggagtggtaatgagcagtataagaaGCACagccctacagggaaagatctgatctatattaatgctacagacataaaggaagaagaagagacagatgtaaacggtgatgagcagtataaggaggatatTCCTACAGGGAAACATCTGAGctctattaatgctacagacataaaggaagaacaagagacagatgtgagcagtgatgaacagtataaggagaacatttCTATAGGGAGAGATCTGAcatatgctacagacataaagaaagaagaagagacagatgtgagcagcgaagatcagtataaggaggacatttctgCAGGTAACTGCCCAG attcttgtagcaggagatcagaggagaatcttatatcttcagattataaagcagatgatgatatcacacaagatacatatgaagaacattccattatcccagatacaccctcagcccttcacagccaagatctgtcatctcatccttatatacaggtcctgtcttctcagtcatcacagaaaggtcacagaaggggtgttggacatcaacgagctcatacaggaaagaacccatattcatgctcagaatgtgagaaatgttttacttctaaatcagatcttgttgtacatcagagaactcacacaggagagaagccattttcatgttcacatTGTGGAAAATGTTTCACTCAGAAATCGCATCTTGTTGGTcatgagagaactcacacaggagagaagccattttcatgttcagaatgtggaaaatattttactTCTAAAACGTGGCTTGTTcagcatcagagaactcacacaggggaaaaactgttttcatgttcagaatgtgggaaatgttttacttctaaatcaCGGCTTATTGAacatcacagaactcacacaggtgagaagccatttccatgttcagaatgtgggaaatgttttactaagaaatcaaatcttgttgaacatcaaacgGCTCACACAGGagggaagccattttcatgttcagaatgtgtaaaatgttttacttctaaatcaCGGCTTGTTAGACATATGAAAATTCACAAAGGGGAGaacccattttcatgttcagaatgtgggaaatgttttacttcaaAATCAAATATTAttgaacatcagagaactcacacaggggagaagccattttcatgtttagaatgtggaaaatgttttactaagaaatcaaatcttgttgaacatcaaataactcacacaggtgagaagccatttccatgttcagaatgtgggaaatgttttactcggaaagcACATCTTGTTGTACACCTACAGAAATGTCTGTTATACAAAATGCAAACAGAATCCAAATAA